One genomic region from Bradyrhizobium icense encodes:
- the rplD gene encoding 50S ribosomal protein L4, giving the protein MELKVTTLEGKEAGSVQLSDAIFGLEPRADIIQRCVQWQLNKRQAGTHKAKGRAEIWRTGKKMYKQKGTGGARHGSARVPQFRGGGRAFGPVVRSHATDLPKKVRALALKHALSAKAKDGGLIVIDSAQVKEAKTKALVGHFSGLGLTNALIIDGAELNNGFATAARNIPNIDVLPIQGINVYDILRRQKLVLTKAAVDALEARFK; this is encoded by the coding sequence ATGGAACTGAAAGTCACGACCCTTGAAGGCAAGGAAGCTGGATCGGTCCAGCTCTCGGACGCGATCTTCGGTCTGGAGCCGCGTGCCGACATCATCCAGCGCTGCGTGCAATGGCAGCTCAACAAGCGCCAGGCCGGAACGCACAAGGCAAAGGGGCGCGCCGAAATCTGGCGCACCGGCAAGAAAATGTACAAGCAGAAGGGCACCGGCGGCGCCCGTCACGGCTCGGCCCGCGTGCCGCAGTTCCGCGGCGGTGGCCGAGCGTTCGGTCCGGTGGTTCGCTCGCACGCGACCGACCTGCCGAAGAAGGTGCGCGCGCTGGCGCTCAAGCATGCTCTGTCGGCGAAGGCCAAGGATGGCGGCCTGATCGTGATCGATAGCGCGCAGGTCAAGGAAGCCAAGACCAAGGCGCTGGTCGGTCACTTCTCCGGGCTTGGGCTCACCAATGCGCTGATCATCGACGGTGCCGAGCTCAACAACGGTTTCGCGACCGCGGCCCGCAACATTCCGAATATCGACGTGCTGCCGATCCAGGGCATCAACGTCTACGACATTCTGCGCCGTCAGAAGCTCGTGCTGACGAAGGCGGCAGTGGATGCGCTGGAGGCGCGCTTCAAATGA
- the rplV gene encoding 50S ribosomal protein L22: MSKPKRERSLADNEAKAVARMLRVSPQKLNLVAQLIRGRKASAALADLQFSRKRIAVDVKKCLESAIANAENNHDLEVDDLVVAEAHVGNGIVMKRFSPRGRGRSGRIYKPFSHLTIVVRQVEAEASA, from the coding sequence ATGAGCAAACCAAAGCGCGAACGTAGCCTCGCGGATAACGAGGCCAAGGCAGTCGCCCGGATGCTGCGCGTCAGCCCGCAGAAGCTCAATCTTGTCGCGCAACTGATCCGCGGCCGGAAGGCGTCGGCTGCGCTCGCCGACCTGCAGTTCTCGCGCAAGCGGATCGCGGTCGACGTCAAGAAGTGCCTGGAATCGGCGATCGCGAACGCCGAGAACAACCATGACCTCGAGGTCGACGATCTTGTCGTCGCCGAGGCCCATGTCGGCAACGGCATCGTCATGAAGCGTTTTTCGCCCCGCGGCCGTGGCCGCTCGGGTCGTATCTACAAACCGTTCTCGCACCTGACCATCGTGGTTCGTCAGGTCGAGGCCGAGGCAAGCGCTTAA
- the rpsN gene encoding 30S ribosomal protein S14, protein MAKKSSIEKNNRRKRMAKNAAPARAKLKAIIADKTKPMEERFAATLKLAQMPRNSSTTRIRNRCELTGRPRSNYRKNKLSRIALRELGSKGLVPGLVKSSW, encoded by the coding sequence ATGGCAAAGAAGAGTTCGATCGAGAAGAACAACCGGCGCAAGCGGATGGCCAAGAACGCCGCGCCTGCGCGCGCGAAGCTGAAGGCGATCATCGCCGACAAGACCAAGCCGATGGAAGAGCGGTTTGCGGCGACCCTGAAGCTCGCCCAGATGCCGCGCAACTCGTCGACGACGCGCATTCGCAACCGCTGCGAACTGACCGGTCGCCCGCGCTCGAACTACCGCAAGAACAAGCTTTCCCGCATCGCGCTGCGTGAACTCGGCTCCAAGGGTCTGGTTCCCGGGCTCGTGAAGTCGAGCTGGTAA
- the rpsS gene encoding 30S ribosomal protein S19, whose product MVRSVWKGPFVEASLLKKADAARASGRHDVIKIWSRRSTILPQFVGLTFGVYNGQKHVPVSVNEEMVGHKFGEFSPTRTFHGHSGDKKAKKA is encoded by the coding sequence ATGGTTCGTTCAGTCTGGAAAGGCCCGTTTGTCGAGGCGTCGCTGCTCAAGAAGGCAGATGCGGCGCGTGCGTCCGGCCGTCACGACGTCATCAAGATCTGGAGCCGCCGCTCGACCATCCTGCCGCAATTCGTCGGCCTGACGTTCGGCGTCTACAACGGCCAGAAGCACGTGCCGGTTTCGGTCAACGAGGAAATGGTGGGTCACAAGTTCGGCGAGTTCTCGCCGACCCGTACCTTCCATGGCCATTCTGGCGACAAGAAAGCCAAGAAGGCTTGA
- the rplC gene encoding 50S ribosomal protein L3, which produces MRSGVIAQKVGMTRVFTEAGEHIPVTVLKLGNCQVLGHRTTEKNGYVALQLGSGTRKTVYLPKAERGQFATAKVEPKRKVAEFRVSEDALIPVGAEIQADHFVVGQFVDVTGTSVGKGFAGGMKRWNFGGLRATHGVSVSHRSIGSTGGRQDPGKTFKNKKMPGHMGVDRITTLNLRVVQTDVERGLILVEGAVPGSKGGWISVRDAVKKPLPKDAPKPGKFKVAGGEQAAAAPAEQEGA; this is translated from the coding sequence ATGCGCTCCGGAGTGATCGCACAAAAGGTCGGGATGACGCGGGTCTTTACGGAGGCCGGCGAACATATCCCTGTGACCGTGCTGAAGCTGGGCAATTGCCAGGTGCTGGGCCACCGCACGACCGAAAAGAACGGTTACGTCGCGCTGCAGCTCGGTTCGGGTACCCGCAAGACCGTGTATCTGCCCAAGGCGGAGCGCGGCCAGTTTGCCACGGCCAAGGTCGAGCCCAAGCGGAAAGTCGCCGAGTTTCGCGTCTCGGAAGACGCGCTGATTCCGGTTGGCGCCGAGATCCAGGCAGACCATTTCGTGGTCGGCCAGTTCGTCGACGTCACCGGCACCTCGGTCGGTAAGGGTTTTGCCGGCGGCATGAAGCGCTGGAATTTCGGCGGTCTGCGCGCCACCCACGGTGTGTCGGTTTCGCACCGTTCGATCGGTTCGACCGGCGGTCGTCAGGATCCCGGCAAGACCTTCAAGAACAAGAAGATGCCCGGTCACATGGGTGTCGATCGCATCACCACGCTCAATTTGCGTGTGGTGCAGACCGACGTCGAGCGCGGCCTGATCCTGGTCGAGGGCGCCGTTCCCGGCTCCAAGGGCGGCTGGATCTCGGTGCGCGACGCCGTGAAGAAGCCGTTGCCGAAGGATGCTCCGAAGCCCGGCAAATTCAAGGTCGCCGGCGGCGAGCAGGCTGCTGCTGCACCGGCCGAGCAGGAGGGCGCGTGA
- the rplB gene encoding 50S ribosomal protein L2: MALKTYNPTTPGQRQLVMVDRSALYKGKPVKALTEGKLGNGGRNNTGRITVRFRGGGHKKAYRLVDFKRNKVDVPAVVERLEYDPNRTAFIALIKYQDGEQAYILAPQRLAAGDTVVAGNYVDVKPGNVMPLGNMPVGTIVHNIEMKIGKGGQIARSAGTYAQIVGRDQDYVILRLNSGEQRLVHGRCRGTIGAVSNPDHMNISIGKAGRTRWLGWRPHNRGVVMNPIDHPHGGGEGRTSGGRHPVTPWGKPTKGKKTRSNKSTNRFILLSRHKRKK; the protein is encoded by the coding sequence ATGGCATTGAAAACATACAATCCGACGACGCCGGGCCAGCGCCAGCTGGTGATGGTCGACCGTTCGGCGCTCTACAAGGGCAAGCCGGTGAAGGCGCTGACCGAGGGCAAGCTCGGCAATGGCGGCCGCAACAACACCGGCCGCATCACCGTGCGCTTCCGCGGCGGCGGCCACAAGAAGGCCTACCGTTTGGTGGACTTCAAGCGGAACAAGGTCGACGTTCCCGCCGTCGTCGAGCGGCTGGAATACGATCCGAACCGCACCGCGTTCATCGCGCTGATCAAGTATCAGGACGGTGAGCAGGCCTACATCCTGGCGCCGCAGCGGCTGGCCGCGGGCGACACCGTGGTTGCCGGCAACTATGTCGACGTGAAGCCGGGCAATGTCATGCCGCTCGGCAACATGCCGGTCGGCACCATCGTCCACAACATCGAGATGAAGATCGGGAAGGGCGGCCAGATCGCCCGTTCCGCCGGCACCTACGCCCAGATCGTCGGCCGCGACCAGGATTACGTCATTCTGCGCCTGAACTCGGGCGAGCAGCGCCTGGTGCACGGCCGTTGCCGCGGCACTATCGGTGCGGTGTCGAACCCCGATCACATGAACATTTCGATCGGCAAGGCCGGCCGCACCCGCTGGCTAGGCTGGCGTCCGCATAACCGCGGCGTCGTCATGAACCCGATCGATCACCCGCACGGCGGCGGAGAAGGCCGCACCTCGGGCGGCCGCCACCCGGTCACCCCGTGGGGCAAGCCGACCAAGGGCAAGAAGACCCGGTCGAACAAGTCGACCAACCGATTCATCCTCCTAAGCCGCCACAAGCGGAAGAAGTAA
- the rpsJ gene encoding 30S ribosomal protein S10, which produces MNGQNIRIRLKAFDHRILDTSTREIVNTAKRTGAQVRGPIPLPTRIEKFTVNRSPHVDKKSREQFEMRTHKRLLDIVDPTPQTVDALMKLDLAAGVDVEIKL; this is translated from the coding sequence ATGAACGGCCAAAATATTCGCATCCGTCTCAAGGCGTTCGACCATCGAATCCTCGATACGTCGACCCGCGAGATCGTGAACACGGCGAAACGTACCGGTGCCCAGGTTCGCGGACCCATTCCGCTACCCACCCGCATCGAGAAGTTCACCGTCAACCGTTCGCCGCACGTCGACAAGAAGAGCCGCGAGCAATTCGAGATGCGCACCCACAAGCGCCTTCTCGACATTGTCGACCCGACCCCGCAGACCGTCGATGCTTTGATGAAGCTCGACCTGGCCGCCGGTGTCGACGTCGAGATCAAGCTCTAA
- the rpmC gene encoding 50S ribosomal protein L29, with product MAPMKVEDIRAMSDDQREDAVLNLKKERFNLRFQRATGQLENTSRLREARRDIARIKTIAAQVRAKKK from the coding sequence ATGGCCCCGATGAAAGTTGAAGACATCCGCGCGATGAGCGACGACCAGAGGGAGGACGCCGTCCTCAATCTGAAGAAGGAGCGTTTCAATCTGCGTTTCCAGCGCGCCACAGGGCAGCTGGAAAACACCTCGCGGCTGCGCGAAGCCCGCCGCGACATCGCCCGCATCAAGACCATCGCCGCGCAGGTTCGCGCGAAGAAGAAGTAA
- the tuf gene encoding elongation factor Tu, producing MAKAKFERTKPHCNIGTIGHVDHGKTSLTAAITKVLAETGGATFTAYDQIDKAPEEKARGITISTAHVEYETKNRHYAHVDCPGHADYVKNMITGAAQMDGAILVVSAADGPMPQTREHILLARQVGVPALVVFLNKCDMVDDPELLELVELEVRELLSKYEFPGDKIPIIKGSALAALEDKDKTLGHDAILELMRNVDEYIPQPERPVDQPFLMPVEDVFSISGRGTVVTGRVERGIIKVGEEIEIVGLRDTQKTIVTGVEMFRKLLDQGQAGDNIGALLRGTKREEVERGQVLAKPGSVKPHTKFKAEAYILTKEEGGRHTPFFTNYRPQFYFRTTDVTGVVHLPEGTEMVMPGDNIAMEVHLIVPIAMEEKLRFAIREGGRTVGAGVVAAIIE from the coding sequence ATGGCCAAAGCAAAGTTTGAACGTACTAAACCGCACTGCAACATCGGAACCATCGGTCACGTCGACCATGGCAAGACATCGCTGACCGCAGCGATCACCAAGGTGCTGGCTGAAACCGGCGGTGCAACGTTCACGGCGTACGACCAGATCGACAAGGCGCCGGAAGAGAAGGCGCGCGGCATCACCATCTCGACCGCTCACGTCGAGTATGAGACGAAGAACCGCCACTACGCCCACGTCGACTGCCCCGGCCATGCCGACTATGTGAAGAACATGATCACCGGCGCCGCTCAGATGGACGGTGCGATCCTGGTCGTGTCGGCCGCCGACGGCCCGATGCCGCAGACCCGCGAGCACATCCTGCTCGCCCGTCAGGTCGGTGTTCCCGCGCTCGTCGTGTTCCTGAACAAGTGCGACATGGTCGACGATCCGGAGCTGCTCGAGCTCGTCGAGCTCGAAGTTCGTGAACTGCTCTCGAAGTACGAATTCCCAGGCGACAAGATCCCGATCATCAAGGGCTCGGCGCTCGCCGCCCTCGAAGACAAGGACAAGACGCTCGGCCACGACGCGATCCTCGAGCTGATGCGCAATGTCGACGAATACATTCCGCAGCCGGAGCGTCCGGTTGACCAGCCGTTCCTGATGCCGGTGGAAGACGTGTTCTCGATCTCGGGCCGCGGCACCGTCGTCACCGGCCGTGTCGAGCGCGGCATCATCAAGGTCGGCGAGGAAATCGAAATCGTCGGTCTGCGCGACACCCAGAAGACCATCGTCACGGGCGTCGAAATGTTCCGCAAGCTGCTCGATCAGGGCCAGGCCGGCGACAACATCGGCGCGCTGCTCCGCGGCACCAAGCGCGAGGAAGTCGAGCGTGGCCAGGTGCTGGCGAAGCCAGGTTCGGTCAAGCCGCACACCAAGTTCAAGGCTGAGGCCTACATCCTGACCAAGGAAGAGGGCGGTCGTCACACCCCGTTCTTCACCAACTACCGGCCGCAGTTCTACTTCCGCACCACCGACGTGACCGGCGTCGTGCACCTGCCCGAAGGCACCGAGATGGTGATGCCGGGCGACAACATCGCGATGGAAGTGCACCTGATCGTGCCGATCGCGATGGAAGAAAAGCTGCGCTTCGCGATCCGCGAAGGCGGCCGCACCGTCGGCGCCGGCGTCGTCGCCGCCATCATCGAATAA
- the rplN gene encoding 50S ribosomal protein L14, whose product MIQMQTNLDVADNSGARRVMCIKVLGGSKRRYATVGDVIVVSIKEAIPRGKVKKGDVMKAVVVRVRKDIRRADGSVIRFDRNAAVLINNQSEPVGTRIFGPVPRELRAKNHMKIISLAPEVL is encoded by the coding sequence ATGATTCAGATGCAGACCAACCTCGACGTGGCCGACAATTCAGGCGCACGCCGTGTCATGTGCATCAAGGTGCTGGGGGGCTCCAAGCGCCGCTATGCCACCGTGGGCGACGTTATCGTCGTGTCGATCAAGGAAGCGATCCCGCGCGGCAAGGTGAAGAAGGGCGACGTGATGAAGGCCGTCGTGGTGCGGGTCCGCAAGGACATCCGTCGCGCCGACGGCTCGGTCATCCGCTTCGACCGCAACGCCGCGGTGCTGATCAACAACCAGTCGGAGCCGGTCGGCACCCGTATCTTCGGGCCCGTGCCGCGCGAGCTTCGCGCCAAGAACCACATGAAAATCATCTCGCTTGCGCCGGAGGTGCTGTGA
- the fusA gene encoding elongation factor G: MPRQHAIEDYRNFGIMAHIDAGKTTTTERILYYTGKSHKIGEVHEGAATMDWMEQEQERGITITSAATTAFWNGKRLNIIDTPGHVDFTIEVERSLRVLDGAVCVLDSNQGVEPQTETVWRQGDKYKVPRIVFANKMDKTGADFFKCLADIVDRLGAKPIAIQLPIGAENNFKGLVDLVKMQGIIWNDESLGAKFDYVDIPADLVDQAKEYREKMVEAAVELDDDAMAAYLDGKEPDEATLKRLLRKAVLTGAFYPVLCGSAFKNKGVQPLLDAVVDYLPSPIDVPAIKGTDDDGNEVVRKADDKEPLALLAFKIMDDPFVGTITFCRIYSGILQSGTGVINSTREKKERIGRMLLMHANNREDIKEAYAGDIVALAGLKEARTGDTLCDPDKPVILEKMEFPEPVIEIAIEPKSKADQEKLGVALAKLAAEDPSFRVSTDQESGQTILKGMGELHLDIKVDILKRTYKVDANIGAPQVAFRERVTKRAEVKYTHKKQTGGTGQFAEVSLIVEPNEPGKGYEFESKIVGGAVPKEYIPGVEKGLNSVMGSGVVAGFPVVDVKVQLVDGKYHDVDSSALAFEIASRAAFREALQKGKSVLLEPIMKVEVVTPEDYTGSVIGDLNSRRGQIQGQDMRGNANVINAMVPLMNMFGYVNNLRSMSQGRATFTMQFDHYAEAPANVSAEVQKKFA; encoded by the coding sequence ATGCCCCGCCAACATGCCATCGAGGACTACCGTAACTTCGGTATCATGGCGCATATCGACGCCGGCAAGACCACGACCACCGAGCGCATCCTTTATTACACCGGCAAGAGCCACAAGATCGGCGAAGTGCACGAAGGTGCCGCGACGATGGACTGGATGGAGCAGGAGCAGGAGCGTGGCATCACGATCACCTCGGCTGCGACCACCGCGTTCTGGAACGGCAAGCGCCTGAACATCATCGACACCCCCGGCCACGTCGACTTCACCATCGAAGTCGAGCGTTCGCTGCGCGTGCTCGACGGCGCGGTATGCGTGCTCGATTCCAACCAGGGCGTCGAACCGCAGACCGAAACCGTCTGGCGCCAGGGCGACAAGTACAAGGTTCCGCGCATCGTCTTCGCCAACAAGATGGACAAGACCGGCGCCGACTTCTTCAAGTGTCTCGCCGACATCGTCGACCGCCTCGGCGCCAAGCCGATCGCGATCCAGCTCCCGATCGGCGCCGAGAACAACTTCAAGGGTCTCGTCGACCTCGTGAAGATGCAGGGCATCATCTGGAACGATGAATCGCTCGGCGCCAAGTTCGACTATGTCGACATCCCGGCCGACCTCGTCGACCAGGCCAAGGAATACCGCGAGAAGATGGTGGAAGCCGCCGTCGAGCTCGACGACGACGCCATGGCCGCCTACCTCGACGGCAAGGAGCCGGACGAGGCGACGCTGAAGCGCTTGCTCCGCAAGGCCGTGCTGACCGGCGCCTTCTATCCCGTGCTGTGCGGCTCGGCGTTCAAGAACAAGGGTGTGCAGCCGCTGCTCGACGCCGTCGTCGACTATCTGCCGTCGCCGATCGACGTGCCCGCGATCAAGGGTACCGACGATGACGGCAATGAAGTGGTGCGCAAGGCCGACGACAAGGAGCCGCTGGCTCTGCTCGCGTTCAAGATCATGGACGACCCGTTCGTCGGCACCATCACCTTCTGCCGCATCTATTCGGGCATTCTGCAGTCGGGCACCGGGGTCATCAATTCGACCCGCGAGAAGAAAGAGCGTATCGGCCGCATGCTGTTGATGCATGCGAACAACCGCGAAGACATCAAGGAAGCCTATGCCGGCGACATCGTCGCGCTGGCGGGCCTGAAGGAAGCGCGCACCGGTGATACGCTGTGCGATCCCGACAAGCCGGTGATTCTGGAAAAGATGGAATTCCCGGAGCCGGTGATCGAAATCGCGATCGAGCCGAAGTCGAAGGCCGACCAGGAAAAGCTCGGCGTAGCACTGGCGAAGCTCGCTGCAGAAGATCCGTCGTTCCGCGTGTCGACCGACCAGGAGTCCGGCCAGACCATCTTGAAGGGCATGGGCGAACTCCATCTCGACATCAAGGTCGACATCCTCAAGCGCACCTACAAGGTCGATGCCAACATCGGCGCACCGCAGGTGGCGTTCCGTGAGCGGGTCACCAAGCGCGCTGAAGTCAAGTACACGCACAAGAAGCAGACCGGCGGTACCGGTCAGTTCGCCGAAGTGTCGCTCATCGTGGAGCCGAACGAGCCCGGCAAGGGTTACGAGTTCGAGTCCAAGATCGTCGGCGGCGCGGTGCCGAAGGAATACATCCCCGGCGTCGAAAAGGGCCTCAACAGCGTGATGGGCTCGGGCGTCGTCGCCGGCTTCCCGGTGGTCGACGTCAAGGTTCAACTGGTCGACGGCAAGTACCACGACGTCGACTCGTCGGCGCTGGCCTTCGAAATAGCATCGCGCGCGGCATTCCGCGAAGCGCTGCAGAAGGGCAAGTCTGTTCTGCTCGAGCCGATCATGAAGGTCGAAGTGGTGACCCCGGAAGACTATACCGGTTCGGTCATCGGCGACCTGAATTCCCGGCGCGGCCAGATCCAGGGTCAGGACATGCGGGGCAACGCCAACGTCATCAACGCGATGGTGCCGCTCATGAACATGTTCGGGTACGTGAATAACCTGCGCTCGATGAGCCAGGGACGCGCGACCTTCACGATGCAATTCGATCACTACGCTGAAGCGCCGGCGAACGTGTCGGCAGAAGTCCAGAAGAAGTTTGCCTGA
- the rplX gene encoding 50S ribosomal protein L24 has protein sequence MAAKIRKGDKVMVLTGRDKGRTGEVFEVRPAENKALVRGVNMVKRHQKQTQNQEGGIISKESPIDLSNIAYVGKDGKPTRIGFKIQADGKKVRVAKSSGAEIDG, from the coding sequence ATGGCTGCCAAGATCCGGAAAGGTGACAAGGTCATGGTGCTGACCGGTCGCGACAAGGGTCGCACCGGCGAAGTATTCGAGGTCCGCCCCGCCGAGAACAAGGCGCTGGTGCGCGGCGTCAACATGGTGAAGCGTCACCAGAAGCAGACCCAGAACCAGGAAGGCGGCATCATCTCAAAGGAGTCGCCGATCGACCTGTCCAACATCGCCTATGTCGGCAAGGACGGGAAGCCGACCCGCATAGGGTTCAAGATTCAGGCTGATGGCAAGAAGGTACGCGTTGCCAAGAGCTCGGGAGCAGAGATCGATGGCTGA
- the rpsC gene encoding 30S ribosomal protein S3 yields MGQKINPIGLRLGINRTWDSRWFAGKSEYGKLLHEDVKIREILHKELKQAAVARIVIERPHKKCRVTIHSARPGVVIGKKGADIDKLRKRVADITASDVVINIVEIRKPELDATLVAESIAQQLERRVAFRRAMKRAVQSAMRLGAEGIRINCSGRLGGAEIARMEWYREGRVPLHTLRADVDYGVATAFTTFGTCGVKVWIFKGEILEHDPMAQDKKMAEGDTARPRRDAAAA; encoded by the coding sequence ATGGGTCAAAAGATCAATCCAATCGGACTGCGTCTCGGCATCAACCGCACGTGGGATTCGCGTTGGTTCGCCGGCAAGAGCGAATACGGCAAGCTCCTGCATGAAGACGTCAAGATCCGCGAGATCCTGCACAAGGAACTCAAGCAGGCGGCCGTCGCCCGCATCGTGATCGAGCGTCCGCACAAGAAGTGCCGCGTCACGATCCATTCGGCGCGTCCGGGCGTCGTGATCGGCAAGAAGGGTGCCGATATCGACAAGCTGCGCAAGCGGGTTGCCGACATCACGGCTTCCGACGTCGTCATCAATATCGTTGAGATCCGCAAGCCCGAGCTCGACGCCACCCTGGTTGCCGAATCGATTGCGCAGCAGCTCGAGCGCCGCGTCGCGTTCCGTCGCGCCATGAAGCGGGCGGTGCAGTCGGCGATGCGTCTTGGCGCCGAAGGCATCCGCATCAACTGCTCGGGTCGTCTGGGCGGTGCCGAAATCGCGCGCATGGAGTGGTACCGCGAGGGCCGCGTGCCGCTGCACACGCTGCGCGCCGACGTCGATTACGGCGTGGCGACCGCGTTCACGACGTTCGGCACCTGCGGCGTCAAGGTCTGGATCTTCAAGGGCGAGATCCTCGAGCACGATCCGATGGCCCAGGACAAGAAGATGGCCGAAGGCGATACCGCGCGTCCGCGCCGCGACGCCGCCGCAGCGTGA
- the rplP gene encoding 50S ribosomal protein L16, with the protein MMQPKKTKFRKAHKGRIHGVATSGATLSFGQFGLKAMAPERVTARQIEAARRALTRHMKRAGRVWIRVFPDVPVSKKPAEVRMGSGKGTPELWVARVKPGRVIFEIDGVNVQTAKEALTLAAAKLPIKTRFVARIAE; encoded by the coding sequence ATGATGCAACCAAAGAAAACGAAGTTCCGGAAGGCGCATAAGGGCCGTATCCACGGCGTTGCGACTTCGGGTGCGACGTTGTCGTTCGGCCAGTTCGGCCTGAAGGCGATGGCGCCCGAGCGCGTCACCGCCCGCCAGATCGAAGCCGCGCGCCGCGCGCTGACCCGCCACATGAAGCGCGCCGGCCGCGTCTGGATCCGCGTGTTCCCGGACGTGCCGGTGTCGAAGAAGCCCGCCGAAGTCCGCATGGGCTCCGGCAAGGGCACGCCGGAACTGTGGGTGGCGCGGGTCAAGCCGGGCCGGGTGATTTTCGAGATCGACGGCGTCAACGTGCAGACCGCGAAGGAAGCGCTCACGCTCGCCGCCGCCAAGCTGCCGATCAAGACGCGTTTCGTCGCGCGCATTGCGGAGTAA
- the rplE gene encoding 50S ribosomal protein L5, with translation MADTAYVPRLRAEYDKSIRGKLTEQFGYANVMQVPRLDKVVLNMGVGDAVNDRKKAETAAGELTQIAGQKAIVTYSRIAIATFKLRENQPIGCKVTLRKARMYEFIDRLVNVALPRVRDFRGLNPKSFDGRGNYSLGLKEHIIFPEIDFDKVSEARGMDITVCTTAKTDDEARALLTAFNFPFRQ, from the coding sequence ATGGCTGATACCGCTTACGTGCCGCGCCTCCGCGCGGAGTATGACAAGAGCATTCGCGGCAAGCTGACCGAGCAGTTCGGCTACGCCAACGTCATGCAGGTGCCGCGGCTGGACAAGGTCGTGCTCAACATGGGCGTCGGCGATGCGGTCAACGACCGCAAGAAGGCCGAGACCGCGGCTGGCGAACTGACGCAGATCGCCGGCCAGAAGGCGATCGTGACCTATTCGCGGATCGCGATCGCGACCTTCAAGCTGCGCGAGAACCAGCCGATCGGCTGCAAGGTCACGCTGCGGAAAGCACGCATGTACGAGTTCATCGACCGCCTCGTGAACGTGGCGCTGCCGCGCGTGCGCGATTTCCGTGGCCTCAATCCGAAGAGCTTCGACGGTCGCGGCAACTACTCGCTCGGCCTCAAGGAGCACATCATTTTCCCCGAAATCGACTTCGACAAGGTTTCGGAAGCCCGCGGCATGGACATCACCGTCTGCACCACGGCGAAGACCGACGACGAGGCGCGCGCCTTGTTGACCGCTTTCAATTTCCCGTTCCGGCAGTGA
- the rpsQ gene encoding 30S ribosomal protein S17: protein MPKRTLQGVVVSDKQAKTVVVRVDRRFTHPIYKKTIRRSKNYHAHDENSEFKPGDMVWIEESKPISKLKRWTVVRGEQKKTA, encoded by the coding sequence ATGCCGAAACGTACCCTTCAGGGCGTGGTCGTGAGCGACAAGCAAGCCAAGACGGTGGTGGTGCGCGTCGATCGCCGCTTCACCCATCCGATCTACAAGAAGACGATCCGCCGCTCCAAGAACTACCACGCGCACGACGAGAACAGCGAGTTCAAGCCGGGCGACATGGTGTGGATCGAGGAAAGCAAGCCGATCTCGAAGTTGAAGCGCTGGACCGTGGTCCGGGGCGAACAGAAGAAAACCGCCTGA
- a CDS encoding 50S ribosomal protein L23 — protein MKNIDPRHYDVIVAPVVTEKATVASEHNKVVFKVAGKATKPQIKEAVEKLFDVKVKSVNTLVRKGKTKVFRGNFGSQSDSKRAVVTLEEGHRIDVTTGL, from the coding sequence ATGAAGAATATCGATCCGCGCCATTACGACGTGATCGTAGCCCCCGTCGTCACCGAAAAGGCGACGGTTGCGTCCGAGCACAACAAGGTCGTGTTCAAGGTCGCCGGCAAGGCGACCAAGCCGCAAATCAAGGAAGCCGTCGAGAAGCTGTTCGACGTCAAGGTGAAGAGCGTGAACACGCTGGTCCGCAAGGGCAAGACCAAGGTGTTCCGCGGCAATTTCGGTTCGCAGTCGGACTCGAAGCGGGCTGTCGTGACCCTCGAAGAGGGCCACCGCATCGACGTCACCACCGGACTATAA